Proteins encoded together in one Anticarsia gemmatalis isolate Benzon Research Colony breed Stoneville strain chromosome 1, ilAntGemm2 primary, whole genome shotgun sequence window:
- the LOC142982051 gene encoding LOW QUALITY PROTEIN: trypsin, alkaline C-like (The sequence of the model RefSeq protein was modified relative to this genomic sequence to represent the inferred CDS: substituted 1 base at 1 genomic stop codon): MKVLILVVLGIGVVSAVPVNPQRIVGGSLVTVNQYPTIASLLYSYFGVSSSYSQACGGTILNSRSILTAGHCPYGDTVVRWRVRVGSTYANSGGIVYSLQSIVVHPNYNSRNTDFDVSVLRTAETIVFSTVVQPAAIAGTNYYLGDNQVVWAAGXGTTKSGGASSEQLRHVQVWTINQATCRGRYSSVGRSVTDNMLCSGWLDVGGRDQCQGDSGGPLYHNNVVVGICSWGYGCANAHYPGVNTRVSRFTPWIQSVA, encoded by the exons ATGAAAGTCCTTATATTGGTTGTTTTGGGCATTGGCGTTGTTTCAG cgGTCCCGGTGAATCCTCAAAGAATAGTCGGCGGATCATTAGTAACAGTGAACCAATACCCTACAATTGCTTCGCTGCTTTATTCCTACTTCGGAGTTTCCTCATCCTATAGCCAGGCTTGTGGAGGCACTATCCTCAACAGCAGGTCCATCCTTACCGCAGGACATTGTCCTTA TGGTGACACAGTAGTGAGATGGCGAGTTCGAGTCGGCTCCACATACGCCAACAGCGGCGGCATCGTCTACTCTTTGCAGTCGATCGTAGTTCACCCGAACTACAACTCCCGTAATACGGACTTCGACGTCTCCGTACTGCGGACCGCTGAGACTATCGTGTTTAGTACAGTCGTACAACCTGCTGCTATTGCCGGAACTAACTACTACCTTGGTGATAATCAAGTGGTTTGGGCGGCTGGATGAGGCACTACCAAG TCTGGGGGTGCATCGTCGGAACAGCTACGTCACGTGCAAGTCTGGACTATCAACCAAGCGACTTGTAGAGGGCGCTACAGTAGCGTAGGCCGTAGTGTCACTGACAACATGCTGTGCTCCGGCTGGCTCGACGTCGGTGGTCGTGACCAATGCCAGGGGGACTCCGGCGGTCCTCTCTACCACAACAACGTCGTCGTTGGTATCTGCTCATGGGGCTATGGATGTGCTAATGCTCATTACCCAGGAGTTAATACCCGTGTTTCACGTTTCACGCCTTGGATACAGTCTGTTGCGTAA